In the genome of Brachypodium distachyon strain Bd21 chromosome 3, Brachypodium_distachyon_v3.0, whole genome shotgun sequence, the window GCCCTACCGCGCTGTCTGTTCAGTTTCCTGTCATGCTGTCTTGCCTCGCCTCTTGGCTGAAATTCACCGTTTCTAGGTGGGTGAGCGGTGCCGTCAGTATAGCTTCTGATCTCCTCGTGACGTGATATGTGCATCCCAGACCCTAAATCTCAACAGTTTCAACCAGGTCGGCACGGCATGCATCAGACGAAGAACCACGACTCGGTCTTCTCTTCTCTAGGCTCTagcttgattaattaattgggCCTCTCTACTGTGCTGAGCACAGTAGTTTGATAAGTGTTCAACTCGATATCGATTGGCCATCGACGACCGACCGATCGTACGTACACGAATTCATGCATCACCACCGGTCACAGATTCACCTAACAGTTATTAAGCCTAGTGCTAGAGACAGGAACGTTTGCTTAAGAAGTAGTACTGCTCGATCGATCTAGCACTCACGATGGATACGTATCGGTCGACAAGCACTGCCGGGTGTACGATGACTGTACTGCGTAGAGCTCTTTGACTTAACAAATCAACAAGCGGCAGTACAGCGATGGGTCCTCTGTGGAACCAGTTTGGATCGAGCTCAGTCATCTTTCTTCTTAGTGAAGAATCGCTGTACCGGTCGTTTGTACATATGCTCCGTCAGTGTAATTAAAATGAACTAAGCTCTAATTCTCAATTCATTAGTCAGAGCTGAGGTGGATTGTGGAAGTACGTATACGCCACCGATGCATGACGGCAGACCATATAACCCGACACGTTCCAAGCAGATTCATGCATGCTCCTTGCGCTAGGCGGACCAGTGACAGTGAGAAACTGAGAATCGACGAAATCGACCATTCTtaagagtatatatatattgcgGTTTAGATTGCAGTTTAGACGAGGTAAAGTGGCATTCGGCTGCATCCAGGTGTTGTCGTTTGTGCACGTAACGCATCAGAGTGACCCACACAAAGTTCGCGGTTTCGATAGACTACGGGTGATCGTTGCAACTGAATTCTGCAATTTATCGGCGATCGAACAGaataggtttttttttaacggttttgttatttcttagatgactaagaaataataattttttagtcgatgataacaaacttttgattcaatcatcgagattcgtgtaagattaatgtaaCTCTGacggataaaaaaaatcattaaatGGTTACGATTGTAaactgaaaaataactattttttagaGACCGTAAAATATACGCTCCCTTTTCAAAAACGGAGGGAACAGACAAGAGTAAAATCACCATTTGTAAACGGTATTGATCGAACCACCATGTGACCATGGTAAACAGTCTTAGGAGCATATCTTAACACGATCCGTGGGACATAATTTGTCAGATCACTGTGATAATTGCTTCCATGTCAGTTTGCTGCACCGCCCGGCCAGCACTGACGTACGTGCGCGCACCTGCTCAAAATTGAAATGTCCGGACTGACAACAAAAGGCCAAGGCACCGGATGCCGGGTGTCCGATGTAGCTGAACCGATCTCTCTTCGTGCACACGACACACGCGCCGATATGCGCAGTGTTgatactctaaaaaaaatatgcgCAGTGTTTTGACCGTATGACCGTGTCCTGTCATGGGGGAACGTACGTCAGGTCGGCCAGCGTCGGTGCGTGGGAGTACGGGCGAGAGCCAATGGACGGCATGGTGTACGGCAAAGCTGCTCCGAGCGAGCCTAGGTTGCGGGACAAAACAGTGCACCGCAGCGTGGCGCAAGCACGTCCGTGCGCAGTACGCGGGCTGCACGGCGCGCACGGCGAGAGCGGCCGTGTGCCGTGGCCGGCAAGAGGGCCCCCGGCCGCTCGGGCTTAGCTTGTTTCGTTACGGCCAGAAATACGCATATACGTGGGTATGATATATGATACTACTTGTTTCTGCTAACATGCCAAATGTACAGTGTCATGTATtctctcctccaatcctcgtGCACCTAAAACGGGCATGCATGCGAGCCCCGCACGGATGAGCGAGACGACGTGGGTAGTAGGGCAGGGCAGGCGGGAGAAAGCGACCGCGGCTTGAAGGGGCGACGCGACAGCCGGGACGTACTGTATACCCAGTGGATCCCCACTCTCCCTCCGGCCACATCGCGCCGTGCCTAATCAGCAGCGACGTGTACGTACACGTTGATGCACCAATCAGAACACAAATCAAACACGCGCAGGCCCGGATCGAGAAATGTTTCTCGCCACGAGCACGACGGGTTTCCGCCTGACTCGACGTACGTAGCTGCAGccacgtgcgtgcgtgcgtactGATCATCCAACAAGAACCAGGCAAGGTAATAATAACGCCACACGTGCGGGGTATGCTGATATATAACGCGCGGGGCACGACGTGCCGGACGCAACAACTTTACCTGACCGAACGGGCAACATACAGCACGGGTCGCTAATTGCCAtgggtacgtacgtacacgtaCGCATGATAGGAGTGCTTGAACGTGACGCCGACGTCCGCGGCTCGATCGGGCCGGGCGACCGGCCGGGAGGCGTCCACAGTTCGCCCAATTAATTTCAGTGTGTCATGGACTCTACGACACGGTCGACGTCTCGTCTCCATTCCGGCCCTGCTGGTGATCGATATGCGCCTGTGCCCTCTGGAGTCCATGTCGATCCCCCACAGGCCCAACCTAGCTAGTTGTGGGAATGAGTTTTTGCCCGCAGGCCATGTCTTGGCCgcgcgctagctagctagctagcttctccTAACTTAGCTTGCTGTGCCAAGACGGTACAACTAACAGTCTATGGACACGACACGTTAACATACTCCGTGTATATATGTTTGTTCCATGCCTTGCCGTACCATGTAGCGTAACTAGCAAAGGACGAGCTCATCAGCGCCTTGAAAAGTCCAATGACGTATCTCTAAACCATAGGAACGAGTGTGAAGATTACCCAAAATTAAGCGGGGTGCAACTTAACTATCTCTTGAATCTGGAAGATGTGCACATATACCGACTACGTACAGATTATGCAATTGCAATAGGACCGTGTGGCTTGTGCAATAATTAATCTTCTCCCGGGAGATCACATAAGTTAGTTAGGAATGTTTGCCACGATACTGTGACAATCGACATGTTGCGTTCCAGAAATAGAAGCCAAAGTGGTTGGTTGTATATGACCACGTTGAATGAAAGCCAAAAATGTCATCCCAGATCAAGAGGCGCAGGTTCATCCACGGTGCTCCCACTTGCCCTGCCTCTTCCGGGCAACACATCTTAATAAGTCGCTGCAACTCTTGTGGCCTTGCCCTCCAGCACCTCTAAGTAAAAGATAGTAGGCTCTAGTGCATTGTTGGTTCGGACCTAAATTCAGCTCGCCATGCATATATAACTGTACCTGGAAACGGAGGTGCCCGTGTGTGTCTCCTTTTTTGAAAAGTTAATATGTGGGGATTGTTTTAACTCATGATATCCGTcatgctcttcatttttctCACATGTTAAACCATTTCgaaattttgacaaaacttGCAAGGCATGACACAAATAAAATCGATAATAGTAGTTTAGACAGGTTAGTGTGCCCTATAACATGCACGATACATACCATCTATGCGATAATAGTTTAGCCATATATACCAAACGAATTTGTCCGCCTCTCCCGTATCCGAtgtcttctcctttttctgaAATTACCATCTATGCGCTTTTTCTGCCTCCTCTTGCCTCGTTGAAATGCCATCCTAAAACCTAACCGACGTCCACCATCGACACCGACATCATCGCCTCGTTGGCATGCTGATCTATATGTTCATATAAGCTTGTTATGTGCCCACGAGTCCCCAGGGGTAACAGTCAGCACCTGTCGTATCTGGCAAGCTCCTTCTTCACTATTCCTtttgcgctgctcctcctccgccaccatTTGACGACGCTTGGACAATTCGCTAATATAAACACATAATGACTGTCCATTTGAATGGATGATACACCTGCTACGGTGTGCCGTAGCAGAAAAAAATGATTGTCTATTTGAATTTGCAAAtataaataataaaaacaCGAAACAAATTTGGATGCAAGAAGCCCAAAACACGTTGCCGATCGAGCAGAATGATCTAAGCAAACATCCTAAGGTATGGTTGCACTCATGGGCCCATGAGGTTTCTATAAGCGAGTACACTTGGAGGTACACGCACACGCATTTAGCGGTGAACAGTTGGTGAGAAGGGGCATTTTCGTCAATCTAGCAGGGCTAGGGGTAGTTCCGTAACTTAAGGTTTCGGCCGGGCCAACGACACGGCCAGCCGCCAGACGTCGATGGAGGTGCAGATATTTACCCGCAATCCTTGTGTGATCAGAGGCGAAGCTCAGCGGATggagctcttgccgctcccaGCTCGTCCAGACGCAGCACACCACAAACAAAGCCCACAAATGAACGAGCACAACGTACAGGCGCTCGATCTCCCCTAGAACGTTCTAGTCTAAACACCACGCAGCAGCCCCCCACTCATGCAGGACTTCCAGTCCATCCCGGGCCTCGCCGGGCGTCTgttcggcggcgcggcggcggcggcggacatcCGGCGCGCGCAGGGCGCGGCGTCGTCtcggtgcggcggcgggttcTCGCAGGAGGTGGTCAAGTGCCCGCGGTGCGAGTCCACCAACACCAAGTTCTGCTACTACAACAACTACAACCTCTCCCAGCCGCGCCACTTCTGCAAGAGCTGCCGCCGCTACTGGACCAAGGGCGGCGTCCTCCGCAACGTCCccgttggcggcggctgccgcaAGTCCAAGCGCAGCTCCTCTTCCGCCACGCCGGCCTCGCCCACTGACGCCAACAACGCCAACTCCAAGACCCAGCGCCGTGCTTCGTCGTCCTCCCGGGACTCCAACAGCAACAGCGGCAGCACGAGCCCCACGGCCACACCGTCGTCCAACACCACGCCAATCACTTTCGCGAATCCCTTCGCGGGAGACGTGCCACCCCCGGCGCCGATATTCGCGGACCAGGCCGCGGCGCTCGCGTCCCTCTtcgcgcccccgccgccgccgcctctcccggTGTTCAACTTCTCGCCGCAGCCCAAGACGGAGGGTTCTGCAATCAGTTCCGTGGCCGTGCTGCTCGCGGCTGCAGAACCGGAGGCGCCTACCTCGGTCTCTGAgtcggctgccgccgccgctgacatGGCGCCGTTCATGTCCCTGGACAGCACGGGCATCTTCGAGCTCGGCGACGACGCGTCGGCGGCCTCGTACTGGAACGCCGGGAGCTGCTGCTGGGGAACGGACGTCCAGGACCCGTCGGTCTATCTACCCTAGCTTTGTTTTTTAGTTACTCATCCATCGCGATCGCTTCAATTAAGCTGTGGTTAATTGTGCTCTTAATGACGGCCAACAGCTGGTAAGTACATCGATCTACTACGTACATGCTCATGCTGTGCTGTTTTGCTGCCTCTGTACCTTATTTTCTTGACTTTCTGTGGCGGCACCTGCACCTGCACAGCACAGGTTGTGAAACAAAGCTAACCATCGTGTCGCTACAACTGAATCACATCACCACTCTTGTTTATCTCTGAATTTCCAAATCTTCCTCGGTTCCTTGGATGTCTTTAACCAGGAATTTGTTGGATGAAGTCTTCCATCCATGCACAGTACTGTATTTCTAAGTTGCATCGAAAACATTTATTTCGAGGTCGATAAAGTTTGCACAGGAATTTGTGTTCAAGTTTTAACCACGCGTGAAAACATTTCTAAATTTAAAGTTGCCCACGGGTTTCAGAGTACGCAGCTACTCGATTTCTGTTAGATAAAGACTGAGGCGATCAAAATTGTTGACCTAACACTCTCGATCTTTTGACGACATTGGAACGGTCAAAGCTAGAGAGAGATGATTAAGCTTgtttcccccccccccccccccctgaaGACCATGAACTGATTAAACAAGCCATTTCAGTTGAGTGGTTGATTTGTTAAGATTAGGTGCTCTCGGCCGTACGTACAATACGTACGCGCCTTTCGCTCTCCGGGGAGTTTGTGTTGATGGAGACGGCACCGGGCAAGCTGGCGCTTACGTACAGTGCATCTCTGTACGTCCGCTAGGGCGGCCGGCCCCAGCCTCGATCGGCATGGCGCGACATCCCTCCGTGCTTGGCTAAATCGCGTGCGCCCTCACGCCAACTCCACTTCCTTCCCCGTGCCTATGTCACGTACCACAACGAGCCTCCTACCGAACTGGACCCgagaggcaggcaggcaggcacgAGGGACCGCAGGCCGATCCGGTGTGGCTTGGGCGCGCACAGCCAATCTGTCAGTGGGGTCAACGTCGCGTTGACCGTCCCTGTTGCCCTCTGCCGCAGCGCACCCATAATTTGCCGGTCGGCCCACTCCCGGACCGTCGGATCGGAGTTGTGTGGTTCCGATCCGTCCGAGAAAAATCGTCTCTGCCGACTGTCGTTGAAGGCCCGTGCGTAACATCAGAACCAGTGCAACCACACACTAATGCGTCGTCAGACGACGTCGGTTGCTTGAATTTTTGAGATGGCACCAGTTCGAAGGTGCTCGACACGGTCTGTCGAGCCTCCAGTTCGCGGTCATATGTTTAAATTTTCCGATCGAGAATTAATCATGGCAGTGAAGATTTTCCATCAAGTCTACGAAGTTGACGGGAAACTGAAACCAGCAAAGCATGATAGCCGTCCGTCcagggaagaaagaagaacagGATCCTACCTAAGGATCTACGCATGTCATTCTTGGTAGTACAAGATGCATGCATCGGCCTACCGAACGCACGACCGTCGCCCATGCCCTGCCCATCATATATACGGAGTAGCTTGCATCAGAGGTGAACCGATTATCTGTCAGACGTATATATACCTGCCTATATCTGCTCTCGTGTATATAGTTGTTGTAAACGAATAACCAAAACAAACACGACAAGCAGATATAATAATATATATACGAGCCAAATTTATTTCGGCCCTGGAGTGCTGCCAGCTAGCAAGTGAGCCATGATTGCTTCTGGCTAAAGAAATTCCTCCGCAGCGGAGGTCGAGTTTATCGATTGTGTACGGCCTACGAGAGACGGAGAGAGGCTGTGTGCAAGGGCAAGGACAAGGATTCTCGCGTCAATATTACTTGGCTCAACTGTTCCGCCACGAGATGATTGACCCACCGCGATGAAAGGTCCAGCGGTTGCGTCTGAACAAGGCACTGAGCTGTAAAACTGTGCAGCAAGACCGTGCCATGCTGCCGTGTCCGACCCGATCGAGCCATCCACGTCGCGGTCGCCGGTCGCGTCAGGGTTGAAGCCTTTCCGGTGACTGCTCCCTCGGCTAGGCTACACACACCGGCCGGCGCCACGACAATccaacagaaaacaaaatatcagGCAGCTGATCTTGACCGAGATATAATCTGTTTCCTGTGTGAAAGAAGATGAACTAGCGAGCACCACATCTCTGATGAACTCATGAAAGACACACTTGGGTTTTGGCCGGCGGACGCGACCCGTGCGTTGAAAAATCCGGCGCTCTAAAGTTGTGCCGGGGTGGTGCAGCCTGCAGCAAGTTTATTCCAGTTCTGCCTTGCTCCAAGGGAACAGTACACCGCGGTACGAAGGATATGGATATAGGAATTCTCAGGGAACAATGTCATAGATACGGTATCCTCGGCTCGCTGAGGAATTTTATGGCCATGTTCCCGCTGCCACTGGCACTGCCGCACTGCGGCGGAGCCTGTGACATcagccacagcccacaggCACAGAAGCACTATCGTTCGTGCATTTACAGCAAGAAGAGGCGCAGGTCGCAGGATAGTACTCCACTGCTCGTCGTTGCCGATACTGTTCGGAAGTTACTATAGATCCCTGGAAGTAACTGGGGATCCATCACTTGGGCTGGGTCCAGTGACTGCGTCGCTGCAGTGcaagcaggagcaggagtgCAGGACCGACGAAGATGCTTCATGCTAGCACTCCAGTTCTTCAGGGATGCAATACTGCATTTCTGCATGTCttaactgttttttttttcagggagGATGTGTTAACTTTTCACCCAACCGAAGTACTTCCATATTTTTTGtcggaatattacatgtgtctagacacattttaggGATAGATACATTCACttgtggacaaatttgagataagaattatgaaacggagagaataGTTTGTGTACTGCATAGTGAAAAGAAAGGTCATTGGTTCAAACTCGCTTAACTGATAAAATCACTTTCGTCTCAAGTTAGCAAAGTTCTGTTTGCATGGCAGAAATGTCCACTCGGCCATGTGAGAACTAGCGTCCATGATTGTAAATGAGGCTCCGTCACTATTAGACTACACCACACAAATCATTGAGATGTAAGTAAATAATACTCCAGATTATACAACTTACAATAGTAGTATAATATTCTCTTTAAATGTGTATTGTATTTTTTGGATGCTTGTATATTTTTTAGTTCTTAGCAACACACGGTGTGGTAGTTTaacattttctctctcctaccgtcagaaaagaagaaataaaatatactCACAGCTGACCTGTGCTGATGTGGAGTGTTTTAAGGCCCAATTTCACGAAAAGGCCGTGTCCACAAATGCATTTGATTTGAGGTCTTCTACTACCTAGCAGCCCAGCCTGGCCCGTGGAGACGTGCCACGAGCCTTTGCGGGCGCAGGCCGCGCGGCCACTCGCCCTGCAGTCAGATATTCAGATCATCTCTACATCCGCTGTTGGCCTGTTGCTAAAAAATACTCCTAAGTTAGCTGAAGACTGAAGTGAACGTACAAGGAGTCACCGTGTGAGATTGAATCGCACTGCACTGCACTGCTgcatcttcttttccttcttctttgaCATGCTTGGATGTTGTAAGTAACACTGCGTGAGTTGTATATAACACTGCCCCCTGCTTGACAGCTTGAGGTTTCCCTGCCATGTGGTCGGTCTCGTTTCATTCGCATCTTTGCTTGAACGGATTGCACATGCTTCTTTTTCAAGGTAGTGCCCTGTGAAGAAATTGATGTGGAGGAAAAGCTCCGGAGATCGATTGGC includes:
- the LOC100828498 gene encoding dof zinc finger protein 4, coding for MQDFQSIPGLAGRLFGGAAAAADIRRAQGAASSRCGGGFSQEVVKCPRCESTNTKFCYYNNYNLSQPRHFCKSCRRYWTKGGVLRNVPVGGGCRKSKRSSSSATPASPTDANNANSKTQRRASSSSRDSNSNSGSTSPTATPSSNTTPITFANPFAGDVPPPAPIFADQAAALASLFAPPPPPPLPVFNFSPQPKTEGSAISSVAVLLAAAEPEAPTSVSESAAAAADMAPFMSLDSTGIFELGDDASAASYWNAGSCCWGTDVQDPSVYLP